Proteins from a genomic interval of Gavia stellata isolate bGavSte3 chromosome 13, bGavSte3.hap2, whole genome shotgun sequence:
- the AP3S2 gene encoding AP-3 complex subunit sigma-2 isoform X1, which yields MINAILVFNNHGKPRLVRFYQHLAEEVQQQIIRETFHLVLKRDDHICNFLECGSLFGGSDYKLIYRHYATLYFVFCVDSSESELGILDLIQVFVETLDKCFENVCELDLIFHMDKVHHILQEVVIGGMVLETNMNEIVAQVEAQSKLEKVEGLVVTGRSRRQGGLSAAPSRAVSAVKNINLPEIPRNINIGDINIKVPNLSQFM from the exons ATGATCAACGCCATCCTGGTGTTCAACAACCACGGCAAGCCGCGGCTCGTCCGCTTCTACCAGCACCtg GCAGAGGAGGTCCAGCAGCAGATTATCCGAGAGACTTTCCACCTGGTGCTGAAGCGGGACGACCACATCTGCAACTTCCTGGAGTGCGGCAG TCTGTTTGGCGGCTCGGACTACAAGCTGATCTACCGCCACTACGCCACGCTGTACTTCGTTTTCTGCGTGGACTCCTCGGAGAGCGAGCTGGGCATCCTGGACCTCATCCAG GTGTTTGTGGAGACGCTGGACAAGTGCTTTGAGAACGTCTGTGAGCTGGACCTCATCTTCCACATGGACAAG GTTCACCACATCTTGCAGGAGGTGGTGATAGGCGGCATGGTGCTGGAGACCAACATGAACGAGATCGTGGCGCAGGTGGAGGCCCAGAGCAAGCTGGAGAAGGTGGAG GGGCTGGTGGTCACTGGTCGCTCCCGTCGGCAGGGAGGCCTCTCGGCCGCTCCTTCCCGCGCGGTCTCGGCTGTGAAGAACATCAACCTGCCAGAGATCCCTCGCAACATCAACATCGGAGACATCAACATCAAAGTGCCCAACCTGTCGCAGTTCATGTGA
- the AP3S2 gene encoding AP-3 complex subunit sigma-2 isoform X3, which yields MINAILVFNNHGKPRLVRFYQHLAEEVQQQIIRETFHLVLKRDDHICNFLECGSLFGGSDYKLIYRHYATLYFVFCVDSSESELGILDLIQVFVETLDKCFENVCELDLIFHMDKVHHILQEVVIGGMVLETNMNEIVAQVEAQSKLEKVEVSGNGGLSAAPSRAVSAVKNINLPEIPRNINIGDINIKVPNLSQFM from the exons ATGATCAACGCCATCCTGGTGTTCAACAACCACGGCAAGCCGCGGCTCGTCCGCTTCTACCAGCACCtg GCAGAGGAGGTCCAGCAGCAGATTATCCGAGAGACTTTCCACCTGGTGCTGAAGCGGGACGACCACATCTGCAACTTCCTGGAGTGCGGCAG TCTGTTTGGCGGCTCGGACTACAAGCTGATCTACCGCCACTACGCCACGCTGTACTTCGTTTTCTGCGTGGACTCCTCGGAGAGCGAGCTGGGCATCCTGGACCTCATCCAG GTGTTTGTGGAGACGCTGGACAAGTGCTTTGAGAACGTCTGTGAGCTGGACCTCATCTTCCACATGGACAAG GTTCACCACATCTTGCAGGAGGTGGTGATAGGCGGCATGGTGCTGGAGACCAACATGAACGAGATCGTGGCGCAGGTGGAGGCCCAGAGCAAGCTGGAGAAGGTGGAGGTGAGTGGCAAT GGAGGCCTCTCGGCCGCTCCTTCCCGCGCGGTCTCGGCTGTGAAGAACATCAACCTGCCAGAGATCCCTCGCAACATCAACATCGGAGACATCAACATCAAAGTGCCCAACCTGTCGCAGTTCATGTGA
- the AP3S2 gene encoding AP-3 complex subunit sigma-2 isoform X6, producing the protein MINAILVFNNHGKPRLVRFYQHLAEEVQQQIIRETFHLVLKRDDHICNFLECGSLFGGSDYKLIYRHYATLYFVFCVDSSESELGILDLIQGGLSAAPSRAVSAVKNINLPEIPRNINIGDINIKVPNLSQFM; encoded by the exons ATGATCAACGCCATCCTGGTGTTCAACAACCACGGCAAGCCGCGGCTCGTCCGCTTCTACCAGCACCtg GCAGAGGAGGTCCAGCAGCAGATTATCCGAGAGACTTTCCACCTGGTGCTGAAGCGGGACGACCACATCTGCAACTTCCTGGAGTGCGGCAG TCTGTTTGGCGGCTCGGACTACAAGCTGATCTACCGCCACTACGCCACGCTGTACTTCGTTTTCTGCGTGGACTCCTCGGAGAGCGAGCTGGGCATCCTGGACCTCATCCAG GGAGGCCTCTCGGCCGCTCCTTCCCGCGCGGTCTCGGCTGTGAAGAACATCAACCTGCCAGAGATCCCTCGCAACATCAACATCGGAGACATCAACATCAAAGTGCCCAACCTGTCGCAGTTCATGTGA
- the AP3S2 gene encoding AP-3 complex subunit sigma-2 isoform X7, producing the protein MINAILVFNNHGKPRLVRFYQHLVFVETLDKCFENVCELDLIFHMDKVHHILQEVVIGGMVLETNMNEIVAQVEAQSKLEKVEGGLSAAPSRAVSAVKNINLPEIPRNINIGDINIKVPNLSQFM; encoded by the exons ATGATCAACGCCATCCTGGTGTTCAACAACCACGGCAAGCCGCGGCTCGTCCGCTTCTACCAGCACCtg GTGTTTGTGGAGACGCTGGACAAGTGCTTTGAGAACGTCTGTGAGCTGGACCTCATCTTCCACATGGACAAG GTTCACCACATCTTGCAGGAGGTGGTGATAGGCGGCATGGTGCTGGAGACCAACATGAACGAGATCGTGGCGCAGGTGGAGGCCCAGAGCAAGCTGGAGAAGGTGGAG GGAGGCCTCTCGGCCGCTCCTTCCCGCGCGGTCTCGGCTGTGAAGAACATCAACCTGCCAGAGATCCCTCGCAACATCAACATCGGAGACATCAACATCAAAGTGCCCAACCTGTCGCAGTTCATGTGA
- the AP3S2 gene encoding AP-3 complex subunit sigma-2 isoform X4 has protein sequence MINAILVFNNHGKPRLVRFYQHLAEEVQQQIIRETFHLVLKRDDHICNFLECGSLFGGSDYKLIYRHYATLYFVFCVDSSESELGILDLIQVHHILQEVVIGGMVLETNMNEIVAQVEAQSKLEKVEGGLSAAPSRAVSAVKNINLPEIPRNINIGDINIKVPNLSQFM, from the exons ATGATCAACGCCATCCTGGTGTTCAACAACCACGGCAAGCCGCGGCTCGTCCGCTTCTACCAGCACCtg GCAGAGGAGGTCCAGCAGCAGATTATCCGAGAGACTTTCCACCTGGTGCTGAAGCGGGACGACCACATCTGCAACTTCCTGGAGTGCGGCAG TCTGTTTGGCGGCTCGGACTACAAGCTGATCTACCGCCACTACGCCACGCTGTACTTCGTTTTCTGCGTGGACTCCTCGGAGAGCGAGCTGGGCATCCTGGACCTCATCCAG GTTCACCACATCTTGCAGGAGGTGGTGATAGGCGGCATGGTGCTGGAGACCAACATGAACGAGATCGTGGCGCAGGTGGAGGCCCAGAGCAAGCTGGAGAAGGTGGAG GGAGGCCTCTCGGCCGCTCCTTCCCGCGCGGTCTCGGCTGTGAAGAACATCAACCTGCCAGAGATCCCTCGCAACATCAACATCGGAGACATCAACATCAAAGTGCCCAACCTGTCGCAGTTCATGTGA
- the AP3S2 gene encoding AP-3 complex subunit sigma-2 isoform X5: MINAILVFNNHGKPRLVRFYQHLAEEVQQQIIRETFHLVLKRDDHICNFLECGSLFGGSDYKLIYRHYATLYFVFCVDSSESELGILDLIQVFVETLDKCFENVCELDLIFHMDKGGLSAAPSRAVSAVKNINLPEIPRNINIGDINIKVPNLSQFM, from the exons ATGATCAACGCCATCCTGGTGTTCAACAACCACGGCAAGCCGCGGCTCGTCCGCTTCTACCAGCACCtg GCAGAGGAGGTCCAGCAGCAGATTATCCGAGAGACTTTCCACCTGGTGCTGAAGCGGGACGACCACATCTGCAACTTCCTGGAGTGCGGCAG TCTGTTTGGCGGCTCGGACTACAAGCTGATCTACCGCCACTACGCCACGCTGTACTTCGTTTTCTGCGTGGACTCCTCGGAGAGCGAGCTGGGCATCCTGGACCTCATCCAG GTGTTTGTGGAGACGCTGGACAAGTGCTTTGAGAACGTCTGTGAGCTGGACCTCATCTTCCACATGGACAAG GGAGGCCTCTCGGCCGCTCCTTCCCGCGCGGTCTCGGCTGTGAAGAACATCAACCTGCCAGAGATCCCTCGCAACATCAACATCGGAGACATCAACATCAAAGTGCCCAACCTGTCGCAGTTCATGTGA
- the AP3S2 gene encoding AP-3 complex subunit sigma-2 isoform X2 has translation MINAILVFNNHGKPRLVRFYQHLAEEVQQQIIRETFHLVLKRDDHICNFLECGSLFGGSDYKLIYRHYATLYFVFCVDSSESELGILDLIQVFVETLDKCFENVCELDLIFHMDKVHHILQEVVIGGMVLETNMNEIVAQVEAQSKLEKVEGGLSAAPSRAVSAVKNINLPEIPRNINIGDINIKVPNLSQFM, from the exons ATGATCAACGCCATCCTGGTGTTCAACAACCACGGCAAGCCGCGGCTCGTCCGCTTCTACCAGCACCtg GCAGAGGAGGTCCAGCAGCAGATTATCCGAGAGACTTTCCACCTGGTGCTGAAGCGGGACGACCACATCTGCAACTTCCTGGAGTGCGGCAG TCTGTTTGGCGGCTCGGACTACAAGCTGATCTACCGCCACTACGCCACGCTGTACTTCGTTTTCTGCGTGGACTCCTCGGAGAGCGAGCTGGGCATCCTGGACCTCATCCAG GTGTTTGTGGAGACGCTGGACAAGTGCTTTGAGAACGTCTGTGAGCTGGACCTCATCTTCCACATGGACAAG GTTCACCACATCTTGCAGGAGGTGGTGATAGGCGGCATGGTGCTGGAGACCAACATGAACGAGATCGTGGCGCAGGTGGAGGCCCAGAGCAAGCTGGAGAAGGTGGAG GGAGGCCTCTCGGCCGCTCCTTCCCGCGCGGTCTCGGCTGTGAAGAACATCAACCTGCCAGAGATCCCTCGCAACATCAACATCGGAGACATCAACATCAAAGTGCCCAACCTGTCGCAGTTCATGTGA